From a single Sorghum bicolor cultivar BTx623 chromosome 5, Sorghum_bicolor_NCBIv3, whole genome shotgun sequence genomic region:
- the LOC8076337 gene encoding wall-associated receptor kinase 2: MSPSLLLLLLLVAATAASATADNSSSVSAMAGCQRSCGGVDIPYPFGMGDDACFRQGFEIRCMNNGSAATGGEIPVLAGTNQTIPVLNLTVAPPEVRVLLPVAWQCFDSAGNRTGFYTGNVNFNDAGVYRISNVSNELYVLGCNTLIYVKGGKNLRGASRFNYKFYAGCVSVTNDPDDPQDGACAGLGCCRVDIPPGLTDTSMTMYGGTGDWSHAQQEFCPCDYAFVVEKGNYSFKASDLTAHAPATSNQTPTQTTAPPLQVDWSMPLRLDWAIRVRDNNGSSITCAQAASKPGYACVSNHSECVNSTNGPGYFCNCTKGYEGNPYVDGEARGGCTNINECQKPELNSCPSGSKCIDTDGSYNCPCKFGRTGKDCHPIFPAPAAAILATLVASSFLALLLWSIYKDRKRRMKKACFDNNGGKILKEAAGIVIFEEAQLKKITNNYSTPIGKGAFGTVFLGTTHDKQRVAVKRSHVDHNKGGLVGPVQQGDDFVREITFQFQIRHRNLVRLVGCCLETNIPVLVYEYIGNGSLFNLLHVGTDKVLPLWTRLNIAIGSAEALDHMHSHGDQDRIHGDVKSANILLDDNLMPKVSDFGSSKLLSVGKYARAVPADTRYMDPVYMKTNRFVAKSDVYSFSIVLLELITRKTVDYGQDKINSLPIVFDKFFKQKGNGREMYDRNILSHDGVQCQYCIECLDKIGALAIQCLKYDVDERPTMKEVVNELTKAAKLLDKCKQIP, encoded by the exons ATGTCGccatcgctgctgctgctgctgctgctcgttgCAGCGACGGCGGCGTCTGCCACCGCGGATAACAGCAGTAGCGTGTCCGCGATGGCAGGCTGCCAGCGGAGCTGCGGAGGCGTTGACATACCCTACCCGTTCGGCATGGGCGACGACGCCTGCTTCCGCCAAGGCTTCGAGATCCGCTGCATGAACAACGGCAGCGCCGCCACCGGCGGTGAAATTCCGGTGCTAGCGGGGACCAACCAGACGATCCCAGTGCTGAACCTGACCGTGGCGCCGCCTGAGGTCCGCGTGCTCCTGCCGGTGGCATGGCAGTGCTTCGACTCCGCCGGCAATAGAACAGGGTTCTACACCGGCAACGTCAACTTCAACGACGCCGGCGTGTACCGCATCTCCAACGTCTCCAACGAGCTCTACGTGCTCGGCTGCAACACCTTGATCTATGTCAAGGGCGGCAAGAACCTGCGCGGCGCTAGCCGATTCAACTACAAGTTCTACGCCGGCTGCGTGTCTGTGACCAACGACCCTGACGACCCGCAGGACGGTGCCTGCGCGGGCCTCGGCTGCTGCCGCGTCGACATCCCGCCGGGGCTCACGGACACCTCCATGACCATGTACGGTGGCACCGGCGACTGGTCGCACGCCCAGCAGGAGTTCTGCCCCTGCGACTATGCCTTCGTCGTGGAGAAGGGCAACTACAGCTTCAAGGCATCCGACCTGACGGCACACGCGCCGGCGACGAGTAACCAGACCCCGACCCAGACCACGGCGCCGCCGCTGCAGGTGGACTGGAGCATGCCGCTCCGCCTCGACTGGGCCATCCGCGTCCGCGACAATAATGGCAGCTCCATCACCTGCGCTCAGGCAGCAAGCAAGCCAGGGTACGCCTGTGTGAGCAACCACAGCGAGTGCGTCAACTCAACCAACGGCCCTGGCTACTTCTGCAACTGTACCAAAGGCTACGAGGGTAACCCCTACGTTGACGGTGAAGCTCGTGGAGGATGCACTA atATCAATGAATGCCAAAAGCCAGAGTTGAATTCTTGTCCAAGTGGAAGCAAATGCATTGACACAGATGGTAGCTACAACTGTCCATGCAAATTTGGTCGGACAGGAAAGGATTGTCATCCCATATTTCCGGCCCCTGCTGCTGCAATATTAG CAACACTTGTCGCAAGCTCTTTTCTGGCACTCCTGCTGTGGTCCATATACAAGGATAGGAAGCGGCGAATGAAGAAAGCATGCTTCGACAACAACGGGGGTAAAATACTGAAGGAAGCAGCTGGCATTGTCATATTCGAAGAAGCCCAGCTGAAGAAAATAACTAACAACTACAGTACCCCCATCGGAAAAGGTGCTTTCGGCACCGTCTTCTTGGGAACAACCCACGACAAGCAGCGAGTTGCAGTTAAACGCTCTCATGTCGACCACAACAAAGGAGGTCTAGTAGGTCCCGTTCAGCAAGGTGACGATTTTGTGCGTGAGATCACCTTCCAGTTCCAAATCAGACACCGAAATTTGGTTCGCCTGGTTGGGTGCTGCTTAGAGACAAACATTCCTGTCCTGGTCTACGAGTATATTGGTAATGGGAGCCTCTTCAACCTGCTTCATGTCGGCACAGATAAGGTGCTCCCACTGTGGACTCGACTCAACATTGCCATTGGCTCTGCAGAAGCTCTTGATCATATGCACTCACACGGTGACCAGGACCGCATCCACGGTGATGTCAAATCTGCCAACATCCTTCTGGATGACAATCTCATGCCCAAAGTCTCCGACTTTGGATCGTCCAAGCTTTTGTCAGTCGGTAAGTATGCCAGGGCCGTACCCGCTGATACAAGATATATGGACCCAGTGTATATGAAGACAAATCGTTTTGTGGCCAAGAGTGATGTCTATAGCTTTTCAATTGTTCTTCTTGAGTTGATCACCCGGAAGACCGTCGACTACGGGCAAGATAAAATCAATAGCCTCCCCATTGTTTTTGACAAGTTTTTTAAGCAGAAGGGTAACGGAAGGGAGATGTATGACAGAAACATTTTATCTCATGATGGTGTTCAATGTCAATATTGCATAGAGTGCCTTGACAAGATTGGTGCTCTGGCAATCCAATGTCTTAAGTATGATGTCGACGAGAGACCGACAATGAAAGAGGTCGTGAATGAATTAACCAAAGCAGCCAAACTACTGGATAAATGCAAGCAGATACCATGA
- the LOC8076335 gene encoding 3-hydroxyisobutyryl-CoA hydrolase 1, translated as MASLPVAGCAAGGYSEQLLEEADGSTRTLILNRPKQLNVLSSAVIKGLLRCFIVYEKDDRVKLLIMKGNGRAFCAGGDITECVRYIHNESWKWGADFFRDLYLLNYISATYIKPQVSLLTGIVMGGGAGVSLHGRFRVATDNTVFAMPETALGFLPGVGATYFLSRLPGFYGEYVALTGARLDGAEMLACGLATHFVMSNILLLLEESLKNVDTSNTFAVRSTIDQFAQQPSLKENSSLNRMEIINNCFSKRTVEEIISALEQVDSNLSDEWVARTIQCLKKASPISLKVTLRSIREGRTQTVGECLHREYRVICHLIRGDFSRDFFEGCRAILVDKDRNPMWMPPSLEQVHEEVVEEYFSRIDDPKWEDLNLPYRRSHGRIMESKI; from the exons ATGGCTTCTCTGCCAGTCGCCGGCTGTGCTGCAGGTGGCTATTCAGAACAG CTTTTGGAAGAAGCAGATGGCTCAACACGGACACTTATTTTGAATAGGCCAAAGCAGCTTAATGTACTCTCCTCTGCAGTG ATTAAGGGACTCCTGAGGTGTTTCATTGTTTATGAGAAAGATGACAGAGTTAAATTATTGATTATGAAG GGGAACGGAAGAGCATTTTGTGCTGGAGGTGATATTACTGAATGTGTCCGGTATATACATAACG AAAGCTGGAAATGGGGTGCTGATTTCTTCAGAGATCTATATTTGTTAAACTACATTAGTGCAACATATATCAAACCTCAG GTTTCTCTTCTTACTGGAATTGTAATGGGTGGAGGTGCTGGGGTTTCTTTACATGGAAGATTTCGAGTTGCCACTGATAACACG GTTTTTGCAATGCCAGAAACAGCTCTTGGTTTCCTTCCAGGTGTAGGGGCCACATATTTTCTGTCTCGGCTTCCTGGGTTCTATG GAGAGTATGTTGCTCTTACTGGTGCCAGATTGGATGGTGCTGAAATGCTGGCATGTGGTCTGGCTACTCATTTTGTCATGTCAAAT ATACTACTATTGCTTGAAGAATCCCTTAAAAATGTGGACACCTCCAATACTTTTGCTGTGCGTAGTACTATCGATCAGTTTGCTCAACAGCCATCACTGAAGGAAAACAGTTCCTTGAATAG GATGGAAATCATCAACAACTGCTTTTCTAAAAGGACAGTTGAAGAAATTATAAGCGCGCTA GAGCAAGTGGACTCAAATTTGTCTGATGAATGGGTTGCTAGGACAATCCAGTGTTTGAAAAAGGCTTCTCCTATTAGTCTGAAAGTCACTCTGAGATCG ATAAGAGAAGGGAGAACACAAACTGTTGGTGAGTGCTTGCATCGGGAATATAGGGTGATTTGCCATCTCATACGTGGTGACTTCAGCCGAGACTTCTTTGAG GGATGCAGAGCTATACTTGTAGATAAAGATCGAAACCCAATG TGGATGCCTCCAAGTTTGGAACAAGTACATGAGGAGGTAGTTGAAGAATATTTCTCAAGAATTGATGATCCAAAGTGGGAAGATTTGAACCTACCATACAGACGTTCCCATGGAAGAATTATGGAGTCCAAGATTTGA
- the LOC8086012 gene encoding disease resistance protein RPP13, giving the protein MDLVMGALGVLPSKMLELLKEEYKLQKGVKMKVQSLSRELECMHAALRKVAAVPWDQLDEQVKIWAREVREASYDIEDILDSFLVHVDGHEKADLSRLKRAMKKMGDLFSKGKARREISCAIEDIRKQLQEMTQRHNRYKVDDLVAKHGATTSIDPRLSALYTKVSQLVGIGEPRDKVAKMLISEGEDLETKIVSIVGFGGLGKTTLAKAVYENLTDDVPFKAFVPVGQNPDLNKVLKDILIGLDKWRYMTEFNLAILDERQLIDELREFLINKRYFIVIDDIWDVSSWNIIRYALYDNNLGSKIVITTRKHNVAMEAGCSYSMEPLPFDSSKELFYGRIFGSEQKCPKNFVGISEEIIKKCGGVPLAIITTSSLLANKLGNMKEWYEFCDSIGSGLGSSADMETMRKILSLSYYDLPAHLKTCLLYLSIFPEDYEIGRDRLIWRWIAEDFVPPGEGGKSLFELSESYFYELINTSLIQPVDTDDEGMPTACRVHDMVLDLICSLSREECFVTTILGDTKQETYSGGSKVHRLSLQNTTWPTMELPKLRSLAIFSGDIINSMPSFPCYHLLRVLDLEDCSLKDIPSLSFVGNLFHLRYLVLRNTEYAGELPSETGKLQLLQTLDLCGTFINKELPSSIVGLRRLMCLALDWSICLPNGLRNLTSLEVLRYAIVDSAQIAEELGHLTQLRILSIGPPVMDREAGCHEGICKALVESLGKLQKIRHLKLLSGSMVMNLEGSVESLGNLSFLRIIITSRLPTWINPGSLPLLSSLYITVAQMRREDIQVLGMLQALRVLKMRLGLASDNLQVLGRFAVGPDAFPCARVCRFYGFQTVPSMFPPGAMPRLEEFHFEITLYDFLEGEFISTDGLALHHLPSLRSVGVRLYPRHVTIQQELGMKVKEKLSEEADAHPNHPTLQYFY; this is encoded by the exons ATGGACCTGGTGATGGGTGCGTTGGGTGTGCTTCCCTCCAAGATGCTGGAGCTGCTCAAGGAGGAGTACAAGCTGCAGAAGGGCGTCAAGATGAAAGTGCAGTCCCTCTCCCGAGAGCTCGAGTGCATGCACGCCGCCCTCCGCAAGGTGGCAGCAGTGCCATGGGACCAGCTCGACGAGCAGGTCAAGATCTGGGCACGCGAGGTTAGGGAGGCTTCCTATGAtattgaagatatacttgaCTCCTTTCTTGTGCATGTCGACGGCCATGAGAAGGCTGATCTGAGCAGGCTGAAACGAGCCATGAAAAAGATGGGAGACCTGTTCAGCAAGGGCAAGGCTCGCCGTGAAATTTCATGCGCTATTGAAGACATCAGGAAGCAACTTCAGGAGATGACACAGCGGCATAACAGGTACAAGGTCGATGACCTTGTTGCCAAGCATGGTGCCACAACAAGTATTGATCCACGGCTTTCGGCTCTCTACACAAAAGTGTCACAGTTGGTTGGCATAGGAGAGCCGAGGGATAAGGTTGCAAAAATGCTGATATCAGAAGGGGAAGacttggagacgaagatagtcTCTATTGTTGGGTTTGGAGGGTTAGGCAAGACTACTCTTGCTAAAGCTGTTTATGAGAACCTTACAGACGATGTGCCTTTCAAAGCTTTTGTTCCTGttggccaaaatccagacttgaaCAAAGTCTTGAAAGACATTCTCATAGGTCTTGACAAGTGGCGTTATATGACCGAGTTCAACTTGGCTATATTGGATGAAAGGCAGCTCATCGATGAACTTCGGGAATTCCTCATTAATAAGAG GTACTTCATTGTTATAGATGACATATGGGATGTATCATCATGGAACATAATAAGATATGCTTTGTATGACAATAACTTGGGAAGCAAAATAGTCATAACTACCCGGAAGCATAATGTTGCCATGGAAGCTGGTTGTTCTTATAGCATGGAACCTCTTCCCTTTGACAGTTCTAAAGAATTATTCTATGGGAGAATATTTGGCTCTGAACAAAAATGTCCTAAAAATTTTGTGGGAATATCTGAAGAAATAATTAAGAAATGTGGAGGTGTGCCATTAGCTATCATTACTACATCAAGTTTGTTGGCAAATAAGTTGGGAAATATGAAAGAGTGGTATGAGTTTTGTGACTCTATTGGTTCCGGACTTGGAAGCAGTGCTGATATGGAAACTATGAGAAAGATATTATCTCTTAGCTATTATGATCTACCAGCTCATCTGAAGACCTGCTTATTATACTTAAGTATATTTCCTGAAGACTATGAGATTGGGAGAGATCGGCTGATATGGAGGTGGATAGCTGAAGATTTTGTTCCACCTGGAGAAGGGGGCAAAAGTTTATTTGAGCTCAGTGAGAGTTACTTCTATGAGCTTATAAATACAAGCCTGATCCAACCAGTAGATACAGATGATGAAGGTATGCCTACTGCTTGCCGTGTGCATGACATGGTGCTTGATCTCATTTGTTCCTTGTCAAGGGAAGAATGTTTTGTTACCACCATATTAGGTGACACCAAGCAAGAAACATATTCTGGGGGAAGCAAGGTTCACAGGCTATCTCTCCAAAATACTACTTGGCCTACAATGGagctgccaaaactaaggtcaCTTGCTATCTTCAGTGGTGATATAATCAATTCTATGCCATCCTTTCCATGTTATCATCTCCTTCGTGTATTGGACCTAGAAGATTGCAGTCTTAAAGACATTCCAAGTTTGAGTTTTGTTGGGAACTTATTTCACCTAAGGTATCTAGTTCTAAGAAATACTGAGTATGCTGGTGAGCTCCCATCAGAGACTGGGAAGCTACAACTTTTGCAGACATTGGACCTATGTGGAACTTTTATAAATAAAGAATTGCCATCAAGTATTGTCGGGCTAAGAAGACTGATGTGTCTCGCTCTTGATTGGAGTATCTGTCTGCCAAATGGATTGAGGAATCTAACATCCTTAGAAGTGCTACGGTATGCAATTGTTGATTCTGCGCAGATTGCAGAAGAGCTAGGCCATTTGACGCAACTGAGGATCCTCAGTATCGGGCCGCCTGTAATGGACAGGGAAGCAGGATGTCACGAGGGCATTTGCAAAGCTTTAGTGGAGTCCCTAGGCAAACTGCAGAAAATCCGACATCTAAAACTACTCTCAGGCAGCATGGTGATGAATCTTGAAGGCTCGGTGGAGTCCCTAGGCAACCTGTCCTTTCTTCGTATTATTATAACTAGTCGGTTGCCCACATGGATTAATCCGGGATCGCTTCCTCTCCTATCATCCCTGTACATAACAGTGGCTCAAATGCGAAGGGAGGACATCCAAGTCCTCGGGATGTTGCAGGCTCTTCGTGTTCTAAAAATGCGTTTGGGTTTGGCTAGTGACAACTTACAAGTGCTGGGAAGGTTCGCGGTTGGCCCTGATGCCTTCCCATGTGCAAGAGTGTGCAGATTCTATGGTTTTCAAACAGTGCCGTCTATGTTCCCACCAGGAGCTATGCCCAGGCTTGAAGAATTTCATTTCGAGATCACCCTGTATGATTTCTTGGAAGGTGAATTCATCAGTACCGATGGCCTGGCCTTGCACCACCTCCCGTCCCTTCGTAGTGTGGGTGTCCGTCTTTATCCTAGACACGTAACGATCCAGCAGGAGTTGGGAATGAAAGTGAAAGAGAAGCTGAGCGAAGAAGCGGATGCCCACCCCAACCACCCTACCTTACAATATTTCTACTAG
- the LOC8076336 gene encoding phospholipase D alpha 2 — MAAMPLLHGTLDATIFEAKFNNSNQVTKFLQGLIPQMEGRPTTGLPVQMYATIDLNNARVGRTRIDDSNPDNPRWNESFHIYCAHYTTHVVFSIKLRLPIDAVLVGRAYLPVQDLLSPTPNDQEDNIVDRWLDILDDEKKPLPHGPKIHVRARFTDVAGDPSFGSGIDGKKYAGVPRTFFKQRQGCRVTLYQDAHVLDTFRPDIKLAGGAASYEPRRCWEDVYDAIDGARHFVYVTGWSVYAETTLVRDGNRKHPGGGTTVGELLKRKAKEGVRVLMLVWDDPTSLLNIGILPSQLGTNDANTFSYFRGSGVHCVPCPRNLDDSEYPVQFRKTVALSHHQKTVIVDADEGSGGLRRVVSFVGGIDLTNGRYDTQSHSLFSTLNTAHSNDFYQNNIAGASIDNGGPREPWHDIHCKIEGPAAWDVLHNFEQRWRKQGGKDDILHNVLWPWKNKGDLLVDLKGMENVIAPQSAAAVAGGDPEAWNVQVFRSIDGSACSGFPKTPQEAAQSGLISGKNHVIDRSIQDAYIHAIRRAKRFIYIENQYFLGSSFGWKPDGIKPEDIGALQLVPRELSLKIVSKIEAGEPFVVYIVVPMWPEGVPTAWNIQAMLSWQSRTMEMMYTDVSRALKAKNIDANPKDYLSFFCLGNREVKVPDEYEPKRHPTPGTDYDRAQKARRSMIYVHSKLMIVDDEYIIIGSANINQRSMDGARDSEIAMGAYQPSHLNTNGDVARGQVHGLRMSLWYEHLGELQEDFKDPGSLKCVRKVNKRAEEFWKMYTSDNLEDNLHGHLLSYPIDVTSEGTVTEREGVKFFPDTEAPVLGTVPLRVQLGSAFTDYVFTT; from the exons ATGGCTGCCATGCCGCTGCTGCATGGAACCCTGGATGCTACCATCTTCGAGGCCAAATTCAACAACAGCAACCAAGTTACCAAG TTTCTCCAAGGGCTGATTCCACAAATGGAGGGCCGGCCCACTACTGGTCTGCCAGTACAGATGTACGCAACCATCGACTTGAACAACGCTCGCGTGGGCCGCACCCGCATCGACGACAGCAACCCCGACAACCCACGCTGGAACGAGTCCTTCCACATCTACTGCGCGCACTACACCACCCACGTCGTCTTCTCCATCAAGCTCCGCCTGCCCATCGACGCCGTGCTCGTCGGCCGCGCCTACCTCCCCGTCCAGGACCTTCTATCTCCGACCCCCAACGACCAGGAGGACAACATCGTCGACAGGTGGCTAGACATCCTCGACGACGAGAAGAAACCACTCCCGCACGGGCCGAAGATCCACGTGCGAGCACGGTTCACCGACGTGGCCGGAGACCCCAGCTTCGGCAGCGGCATCGACGGCAAGAAGTACGCCGGCGTGCCGAGGACCTTCTTCAAGCAGCGGCAGGGGTGCAGGGTGACGCTGTACCAGGACGCGCACGTGCTGGACACGTTCAGGCCGGACATcaagctcgccggcggcgcggcgtCGTACGAGCCGCGCCGGTGCTGGGAGGACGTCTACGACGCCATCGACGGCGCGCGACACTTCGTGTACGTCACCGGCTGGTCGGTGTACGCCGAGACCACGCTGGTGCGTGACGGGAACCGGAAGCACCCCGGCGGCGGCACCAccgtcggcgagctcctcaaGCGCAAGGCCAAAGAGGGCGTGCGCGTGCTCATGCTGGTGTGGGACGACCCGACCTCGCTCCTCAACATTGGCATCCTTCCCAGCCAGCTCGGCACCAACGATGCCAACACGTTCAGCTACTTCAGAGGCAGTGGCGTGCACTGCGTGCCCTGCCCTCGTAACCTCGACGACAGCGAGTACCCCGTCCAGTTCAGGAAGACGGTGGCGCTCAGCCACCACCAGAAGACCGTCATCGTGGACGCCGACGAGGGTTCCGGCGGCCTCCGCCGCGTCGTCAGCTTCGTCGGCGGCATCGACCTCACCAACGGCCGCTACGACACGCAGTCCCACTCCCTGTTCAGCACGCTCAACACGGCGCACTCCAACGATTTCTACCAGAACAACATCGCCGGCGCGTCCATCGACAATGGCGGGCCGAGGGAGCCATGGCACGACATCCACTGCAAGATCGAAGGCCCAGCGGCATGGGACGTGCTGCACAACTTCGAGCAGCGGTGGAGGAAGCAAGGCGGCAAGGACGACATCCTGCACAACGTGCTCTGGCCGTGGAAGAACAAAGGTGACCTCCTCGTCGACCTGAAAGGTATGGAGAATGTGATCGCGCCgcagtcggcggcggcggtcgcCGGCGGTGACCCGGAGGCGTGGAATGTGCAAGTGTTCAGGTCCATTGATGGCAGCGCATGCTCTGGGTTTCCCAAAACCCCACAGGAGGCAGCTCAGTCAGGGCTGATCAGTGGGAAAAACCATGTCATTGACAGGAGCATCCAGGATGCCTACATCCACGCAATTCGTCGTGCCAAGCGGTTCATCTACATCGAGAACCAGTACTTTCTTGGCAGCTCCTTCGGATGGAAACCTGACGGCATAAAGCCGGAGGACATCGGCGCGCTGCAGCTGGTGCCCAGAGAGCTGTCACTGAAGATTGTCAGCAAGATCGAAGCCGGCGAACCCTTTGTGGTGTATATTGTTGTTCCAATGTGGCCGGAAGGCGTTCCAACGGCTTGGAACATTCAGGCTATGCTGAGTTGGCAGAGTAGGACCATGGAGATGATGTACACTGACGTTTCTAGAGCTCTCAAGGCGAAGAACATCGATGCAAACCCAAAGGATTACCTCTCCTTCTTCTGCTTGGGTAACAGGGAGGTGAAGGTACCGGATGAATATGAACCTAAACGTCACCCGACACCTGGGACCGACTACGATCGGGCCCAGAAGGCGCGCCGCTCTATGATCTATGTCCACTCCAAACTAATGATCG TGGACGACGAATACATCATTATCGGATCGGCCAACATCAACCAGCGGTCCATGGACGGAGCAAGGGACTCTGAAATCGCCATGGGTGCGTACCAGCCGTCCCACCTCAACACCAATGGTGATGTTGCCAGAGGACAGGTCCATGGCCTCCGGATGTCGCTGTGGTACGAGCACCTTGGTGAGCTGCAGGAGGATTTCAAGGACCCTGGTAGCCTCAAGTGTGTTCGGAAGGTGAACAAGAGGGCTGAGGAGTTCTGGAAGATGTACACCAGCGATAACCTGGAGGATAACCTCCATGGGCACCTGCTCAGTTACCCCATTGATGTAACCAGTGAAGGCACGGTGACAGAGCGTGAAGGGGTGAAATTTTTCCCAGACACAGAGGCTCCAGTGCTCGGCACGGTACCCCTGCGGGTTCAGCTTGGCAGTGCATTCACAGATTATGTCTTTACTacataa